CATAGGCTATCACCTTATCCTTTTGCATCAACACGCACCATAACCCTTGATGGGATGCGTCACAATACACTACGAAACCATTGGTTCCTTCAGGTAGTGCTAAAATCGAGGCACTGCacagtttttcttttaataactGGAAAGCCTTTTCCTACTTATCACTCCAATTAAATTTCTTGTCCTTTTGGGTCAATGTAGTTAAAGGTTGGGCTATTTTAGAGAAGTTTTTTATAAATCTCCTATAATAGCCAGCTAGACCCAAAAATTGGCGTATCTCCGTTGGTGTCTTTGGTGCTTCCCAATTTTTGATAGCCTCAATTTTTGCAGGATCTACATGGATTCCTTGGCTACTGATGACATGGCCTAAAAATTGTACTAAGCGGATCCAAAATTTTAGGAAATTTTGCGTACAATTCTTCCTTTTTAAGTAATTCCAAGATTGTCTTCAAATGTAATTCATGGTCCACTTTTGATTTGGAATAGATTAGGATATCGTCTATGAATACAATCACAAACTTATCCAAATATGGTTTACACACTCGGTTCATGAGGTCCATGAAAACAGCGGGTGCATTTGTCAAACCAAATGGCATTACTTGGAATTCATAGTGGCCATAACGAGTTCTGAATGCATTCTTAGGAAGATCTTCCTCCCGAACCCTTAACCGATGGTAGCCAGATCTAAGATCGATCTTCGAGTAGAAACTCGATCCTTGTAATTGATCAAACAAGTCATCGATCCTAGGAAGAGGGTATCGGTTTTTCACAGTCAGTTTATTCAATTCCtgatagtctatgcacattcgGAATGAcccatctttcttcttgacaaacaaGACAAGGGCTCCCCAAGGCGAGGAACTCTGTCTTATAAAGCCCTTCTCCAAAATTTCTTGTAGCTGACTCGatagttcttgcatttcagaagggGCTAAGCGATATGGAGCTCGAGCCACTGGTGCTGCTCCAGGCACCAAATCTATCTGAAATTCCACTTGTCGGATTGGTGGAAGTCCAGGCAAGTCTTCTGGAAAGACTTCTGGGAAATCTCGTACAATAGTTACATCTTCAAGCCGCTTCTCTTCAGGTTCTTTCACCGATACGTGTGCGAGGATTGCTTGATAACCTTTTCTCAAGTATTTTTGTGTCTTCATGCAAGATATAATGTTAAATCATACACCGTCCTTATCTCCTTGAATAATGAGCACCTCACCATTTGCTAGTGGAATGCGAACGATTTTCTCGTGACACAAAATCTCCGCTCGATTTTTGGATAACCAATCCAATACCAACAATGACGTCGAAGCTTCCAATATTAAATCTATGGAGAATAGCTCGTTCGTGAAATCCAAGGTGCAACCTCGAATTATATAATCAGCTTCAATCAATTTGCCATCCGCTAATTCTATGGAATATTTACTATCTAGTGGGGCAGGTGCAATAGGGATGAAGGAACTAATTCTATTTGACACAAAACTTCTATCGGCACAAGTATCAAATAAAACTGAGACAAAGCGATTGTTTAAATAGAACATACCTGTGACGATGTTCGGGTCTTGGCGAGCTTCCTTTGTAGTGATCACAAATGCCCTTCCACGAGCATTATTgcggttgttgttgttgttggtattgttgttgttggtgttgttgttgttgttgttgttggcgGTGTTGCTGTTGTTGTTTTGAATTCTCAGCTTTGGGCAATTCTTCTTGAAATGTCCTTTACTTCCACACTCATAACAACCCCTTGGTGCTCCATTATTGACAGGAGGAGGAGGAGTTTTACAGTTTTTGACCAAGTGTCCAATTTTCTTGCATCGGCTACATTGAACGGTGCATCGCCCAGTGTGATGAAGGGTACACTTGTTGCAGTATGGCTTAGTTCCCACATAACTCTTTTTCTCAGGACCTCCTCCAATAAGGGGCCTAACAGTTTCAGGCTTCTTTGCTTGTTGGTATCCCTGGTTCCTTCTCGAGTTATCTTCCCACTTTTGCTTATTGTCAAACCCTTTTGGATTACTAGAATTTCCTTCTCCAGTGTTTTTCCTCTTAATTTGGTCTGCCAAATTTTGTGCCATACGAACGACACTCTCGATAGTAGCTGGTTCAGAAGAAGTAACCATACCCTGAATTTGGGAGGGCAGTCCCCAAATGTAGCGTTCAATCCTTTTGTACTCGGGTGAGACCATTGTTGGACAAAGGAGTGCCAACTCATGAAATCAGGTAGTGTACTCAGTTACTTCGAGACCTTTGGTTTTCAAGTGCCAGAATTCCATTTCTAgcttttgaatttcattccttggACAATACTCATCCCTCATTTTCTCCTTTAATTTCTCCCATGTGAAGGCATAAGCAGCATCAATTCCTACTTGTTGGGCGTATGCATTCCACCATGTCAATGCACCATCTTGCAGTGTGCAAGTGGCATACTTAACTTGGCAATCAGCGACACAATCACTTACACGAAACACTGTTTCCATTTTCTCGTGCCAGCGAATTAGTCCAATGGCTCCTTCAGTACCACTGAAACTTAAGGGTTTGCACTGCTGAAATTCCCGATAAGTGCATCCCCTCCGTGCATTTCCTTGCTCCATTCCAAGACCATTCCCGGGGTTACCATTGTTTTTCTGGTTAGCCTGTTGGGCGGCAAGTGCAGCTCCCACACCCTCGGCTACCATTCGTTCAATGTCGGCGGCGGTCATCCTAGCTGCTCTCGCAGGCGGCatgattcttttaaaaaaataaaagaaatcatAAGATACTAATAAAACTAGTATATGCGAAAGTAATATCATAGTACATCATTGCAACACCATTCATCACGCATAAccaaacaacataatcaatcaTCACAACACACCATCATCACAAATAATCACACAACAAAAATGATCATCACAACACACCATCATAACCATACAACAAGAATCAATCATCACAACATAATAGTTATActaaaagaaacataaatttaGATAAAAAGGATAGATTTCATTGTTCAACAAAAACAACTGACGAGATATAATACATCCCACAATCCATAGGTTTTATCCTTATTTAAGTTTCCCCGGCACATCCCGCCGGTGAATAGGACATAACTAAAAGCAGACGAAAGATAAAAACAGCTACTGAGTAGGTGCTGGTGGAGGCATAGTAGTAGCCTGGGAAATACCATGTAGCATCGCCTCTAGGGTCTCGACTCTCTACTGCAAGGCAACCTGTATCTCCTCAAAACTATCATTCCTAGAGTTGCTATCCTCTAGGTCTTCCTCCAGATCCTCTATCTTGTTTTGTAGGTATAACATCATCAGATCAGGACGATCCATATCATCAATACGGCGCTCCAGCTCAGACAATCGGCTCTCAGTGCGAGCCATAAGTGCTACCAGGAGAGGAACAGTATGATGTAGCGGCTCCTCAGTCATATGTGAATAAGTAATAGGGCCTGTAACTCCATAATAGTTAGGAGCAAGATTGATCTGCTCTTGCTGTCTGCATCCAGCTAGCCAATGTGGCATCTAATCCCACTGACGATGAGGTAACATCCGTTGGCGTTGAGTGGTCGGCTCAACTATAGTCGGAGGTGGGTGGGGTGCAAAATCATATGGTGCAAATGATGGTGGAAATAGAGGTAGATCAGATGGACCTTCCTGCTGTGGTACGACAGGGGTAAAGTCTGGTAGACCAAAAGTAGATGGAAAGAAAGTCAGCTCAGCTGTCGGCATCGACATAGAGGTAATAGGAGTAGTACTCACATTATGGATAACGACATGGTGGTCTGAGGAATAGTGAGTTGATCCTCAGAAGGCTCCGTCTCCCCAGCAGAAGGTTCAAAGTCTCCGCCTGTGTCTCCACTAGGGACCCAGATCACGGTCCTCGAGTCATGGGCTAACGGATAAGGGTCGGCACTAGACCCGTCAGATGAAGAGCAAAGGTCAACGATTATCTTATATATGCTTCCTTCGGCCATAGTTAACTACATATATAGAGTTCGGGTGAGTAGCTAGGCAAGTAACTATATGTACGGCATGCAATCTCTATGGATTTATGTATAAGCATCTAATTACTAAGGGTGAGTTTAACTATGTCTATCAAGTGACCAAGGAAATACTACGGGTGCATGCAATCCAAGTAAGGTTTTATGTagggttatagtctaggctcaTCATTTTGCAACCTAGTTCACTATAACCttgtctctgataccaatctgtcacacccctAAATCCGGGGGCGTGACGTTCATGAGATCACAACACAAGATATAGTGAACGACCACAAAACACATCGTTTTTGAAATACATTTAGAAATAACATTGTTTTGACAAAGTTGATAATACAATACTTGAAACGAAATTCAATTTTTGAAAACATcagattattattaaacaatataataaagaTAGAGACTTTAGCAAATTGATAAGTCAATTCCTAAGGTCTGAGATATGGGGCAGCTTCCCATAATGCATGCAAATAGAAAGCTTTCCAGGTCATAGCAAATCGTCTAATTACCTGAAATACATGGTAAAgagtgtcaacataaagttggtgaattccataggtttttatataaaaataagtatCATGAACCACAAGGATTTTCATAGCCATTGTCTAAATACAATGCTAAAGGAAAGTACGTATACATTGAACTAAGCTCACGAAACGAAACTCGACAGTGGTGTGCCTCAAGTAAGTACTTGTTCAGAGTactcaagttttccaaatatataACATCTGTTCGACCGTGCAGGTCAAGTTGGAGCTACCAACCCGGATGGGGAGTGTCAATCCCAAATAGTACTATTCAATGTATCCACGTTTAAGTCCATAACTAATCGTTTCATGATAGTGAGGCCTTAAGTGAACAGTGCGATTTAGTACAATCTATGCATACGGTTTTTAAAGTACTTGCGTTCATCGTAAAAGTAAAGAGCATGCATTTCAccccaaaaataaataagtaaaatggGGCTATGAAAACTCACCGTGGGGGGTAGTGAATGTGATAAAATGCAAAAGATACCCGAAGCGTGACGTTAACCTAATGCACAAACAAATATGTACTTTGTCTTAATAATGTGTGTtagtaaaagttattattttgaaaagttttcatcACCCAAATAtaaagttgatatatatatatatgacgaagttttatgaaaataaaatgaagaacgttttataaatgtgtgtatcttacttagctaatttattagctaacacttgcttatatgaaaatattgtgtccttcaggataagcaggtttgagctaggaaaggattagctcggtgagattGGTAGAtgtaataaagaagactagcatagtttgttgaatgcttagacttcccccTTTAGCCTTATGTCTTGGCTACTTTCATTTACGATTCATGAACATGTAATCATGATGACATTTATattggtgccataacttggatttcatttatattgttttgatgatgcatgttagtaacaccattttataaaggtacccTCCGGTTATGGATGGAGCAGTTCTAAAGTGATCGttttccgctactttttaaaTGCCGTTTggaaaagtttttgaaatccaggtttttaaaatgacgggtgttacaatagAGGAATGTCTATAGTgttgaaaaaataaagttgtgttcattgtatgtaatgaactttcaaatcttgttcATTGTTTGTATCTGACTAATCAAAACCTTACAAGTGGCGGCTTATATGCTTGCTACATATACCcgaatacatacaatgaacaAGATTTGAAAGCCGATTACATaaaatgaacacaactttagttttttcacaaTATAGACTAATAGACATTCGTCTATAGTTATTCACATTCAGAGATACTAGCCTAATAACACCGTGCTAGATTTTAATGATCAAATAATAGAGGGTTAGCatttcaaaatgtaaacaactttacatgaATTGTCATAGTGTGTATCAAACTTTAATCATGTGCATTGTATGCAATGATCTTTAAAATCATGTACAttttatatggttgccacatatacacgaatacatacaatgcacaaatCCCAATAATAaagtatgaatttttttttcttttgagttaattgcaagattggtccctgtgatTTGTACGTTTTATCAAGGGGGTCCCTAttcgagaatcgttgcaatgggggttcctattttgagaatttttcgCAAAATTGGTCTAAGTTTAacggatccgttaaaggtgGTCGTCAAGTGTGCACCTGTGGGGGGTATTTATGTATTTTCCACCCCATAGggaccccattgctaaaatagaaaaatcatAGGGACTAATCTTGCAATTAATaccttgatatttttttttatttaatttaagagATTCTAACATATAATTATCTGCTcattacatgaaaattgttttttgattgttttctgaatagcttatgtgtcattttgaagtttataattgtgtggaggcatggattattaTCCGTTATACAGTTATGTAaagatttggatttttgatcacatgtgccGAATATTGCTcagattacatgtgatcgacttacatacatgtgatcatagcaatattcgtacatatgtgatcaagaatccaaatctctacataattgtataacggatgataatgcatgctccacacaattataaacttcaaaaatttgaaaaataatcaaaaaataattttcatgtaaaagaCAATAATCGGTTaagcttgatttgaaaaattatCAAAGTTCCTCGAAaaaatttctttcaaaataattttaccatatatatatatatacagacagAGAGATACAGTACCAAACTACGCTCTTGGTCTAATTtgggaagaagaaaagaaaacacaTGGCGCCTTTCCTTTCAAATTAACACTACTTTCCCCCACATCCCAACTTTCATTTCTCCTCCAATCCAATTTCTAGGGTTTcacaatcaaatcaaatccaATAAAAATGATCGTCAGAACACCGGCTTTATCCAAAAAACGAAAGCCGGAATCCCCCTCCGATGGCCGCTTGATTATCTTCGAAGACCTTCCTGTGCCCCAACCGGAACCCGAACCCTCTCACCGACATTCCGATGATCAAATGCTTTGCACTTACCAGTGCCGTCAAATGGTAACTTACttccttttcatttttaatttatttatgctttaatatataatatatattgatgccGTCAAATGCAAGGCTAGTTTAGTTTTCAAGTTGGATCTTTTTGATGAGATGCTTCATGTTGGTTCAGGTAAAAGCGGATTTTTTGGATGCGTTAAGCAGCGCAGAGAAGAAGTCACAGGACTATGAATCCAAATTTGTGACAATGAATGATGACTTGCGCAAATCTGGTGAGTGATCAACTCAAGCTTTGATGACTGGTGGCTTCATGTGTTAATTTAACTATATTACTTTCCATTTCATTTTACCAAACATCCCCTTCCCCTAAGAGTAATATAATGCTACTGACATTCTTTTTGAAGTTTGactactaatttttttttaaaacattcaGTGTGTTAGTACTAACAAGTTAAATATGAGCTTCGTGATTTGGCTTAGCCAAAGTATATGCAAGT
The sequence above is drawn from the Erigeron canadensis isolate Cc75 chromosome 4, C_canadensis_v1, whole genome shotgun sequence genome and encodes:
- the LOC122596817 gene encoding uncharacterized protein LOC122596817; translated protein: MPPARAARMTAADIERMVAEGVGAALAAQQANQKNNGNPGNGLGMEQGNARRGCTYREFQQCKPLSFSGTEGAIGLIRWHEKMETVFRVSDCVADCQVKYATCTLQDGALTWWNAYAQQVGIDAAYAFTWEKLKEKMRDEYCPRNEIQKLEMEFWHLKTKGLEVTEYTT